The genomic region TTGCTGGATTCGGGGCTAAATGGGATTCCGGCAATCGACAGCCCAAATATGCCAGCGGCAGCCAGGACGATAAAAATGTCCGCCACGTTGCCAACAAACCAGCCGTTCCAGTTTAAGAAATCCACCACGTGGCCCATTCCCACCGCAGGAGGTTGAGTAATGCGGTCCACAAGGTTCCCAACCGCACCGCCCAAAAGGATTCCTAAACACAGCGCCCACGGCCGGCTACTAACCTGGAACGAAACGTAAATGATTAGCGCACAAACAACGCCTGCCACGAGGGTGAATAGCCACGTGGCACCCGATAAGAAAGAGAACGCAGCCCCGGGGTTAGACACCAACTGTAAAGAAATGAAGGACCCTAGAAAGGGCCGTACCTGTCCAGATTCAAGGGCCGTCAGGGCCCAAAGCTTTGTTCCCTGGTCAACCGCAACGCACACCGCCGCCACGGCCCAAAGCGTCACTGCGTGCCGCGTTAATTGTGCGCCCACCACACCCCCGTTGTCGTGCGTTGTTTTTTGAAACCTGCAGAGCTAATTGCGTATCCCCGTGAGTCCAAGCAAGAGCGGCGACAAGCGATAGTGCTTGCCGCCGCCACATTGCTCGCTTGTTCAGAACCTATTTCACTCGCGTGGAGCGTCCACCTCAGTAAGTAGTGACTGGAGGTGGTTGCGGATCTTCCCGCGGTAATCAGACTCGAAGTGCTTGAGCTCGTTAATCTTCGACTCGAGCATCGACCGTTCCTCATCGAGCTTCTTGAGGATTGACGTGTGCTCATCTTCTGCTTCACGCACAATCTTCTCACCCTGCTGGCGAGCCTCTGCGATCAACCGCTCACCTTCCTGCCGGCCGTCGCGCACGTATTCGTCGTGTACCCGCTGAGCGAGCGCCAGCATGGACGTCGCGTCCTCGGGCTCACCGGTAGCACTGGTGCGCGTAGCCTGA from Gleimia hominis harbors:
- the lspA gene encoding signal peptidase II, whose protein sequence is MGAQLTRHAVTLWAVAAVCVAVDQGTKLWALTALESGQVRPFLGSFISLQLVSNPGAAFSFLSGATWLFTLVAGVVCALIIYVSFQVSSRPWALCLGILLGGAVGNLVDRITQPPAVGMGHVVDFLNWNGWFVGNVADIFIVLAAAGIFGLSIAGIPFSPESSKGRSEHPAGVQEQVAHRRGQPDE
- a CDS encoding DivIVA domain-containing protein, which codes for MALLTTEDVLNKTFQSVKFREGYDQVEVDEFLDEVVETIYALQVENTELKQKLEEAESNAPKVAETTPQPEPVVEPEPEPEPEPEPAPVAEPAQATRTSATGEPEDATSMLALAQRVHDEYVRDGRQEGERLIAEARQQGEKIVREAEDEHTSILKKLDEERSMLESKINELKHFESDYRGKIRNHLQSLLTEVDAPRE